A genomic window from Companilactobacillus alimentarius DSM 20249 includes:
- a CDS encoding MATE family efflux transporter — MIDLTNGRPMKVIFLYTIPLLLGNFFQQFYSFIDTLIVGKTISVNALASVGATGGLTGLVIGFAQGMTSGLTILTARKYGAHDEAGVRKSFASGIMISLFIIVFFTVIALLVAYPLLIAMQTPKVLLHDSFIFLEIIFAGIFSFVGFDFLGNTMRALGDSRVPLFFLIVSTLLNILLELVFILYLHMGVAGAGLATVVAQTITFIVLYFYIRRHIPYLILSHKDFKIDMGEIKELLSISLPMRFQSSIIAIGSIILQFMLNTLGANAVAAYTVAGRVEQIATLPAFSFGLALVNYTAQNMGARKFDRILKGVKDGILVSVISSLVIGFLLILFGRSISHLFMNGSETNVLNLIQIYYYFNGSTYFILSILFIVRYTLQGLGNQKAPTIAGVAELLMRVFAGIVLIRFFGFYGAALANPLAWSGSVLVLVSTWNFEIKKLRNMKNMLTE; from the coding sequence TATTAGGTAACTTTTTCCAACAATTTTACAGTTTCATTGATACTTTAATTGTTGGGAAAACTATCAGTGTCAATGCTTTAGCTAGTGTTGGTGCAACTGGGGGGTTAACAGGATTAGTGATCGGCTTTGCACAAGGCATGACCAGTGGTTTAACAATTTTAACCGCGAGAAAATATGGTGCTCACGATGAGGCCGGAGTGAGAAAGAGCTTTGCATCAGGAATTATGATCTCACTATTCATCATTGTTTTCTTTACAGTCATCGCCTTACTAGTGGCTTATCCACTCTTAATTGCAATGCAGACGCCAAAAGTTTTACTGCATGACTCATTTATCTTTTTGGAAATAATCTTTGCAGGAATTTTTTCTTTCGTAGGTTTTGATTTTCTAGGAAATACCATGCGGGCTCTGGGTGATTCCCGTGTACCACTATTTTTCCTAATCGTAAGTACGCTTCTTAATATCCTTTTGGAATTAGTCTTCATCCTCTATTTACACATGGGTGTGGCTGGAGCTGGCTTAGCAACTGTTGTTGCTCAAACAATTACCTTTATTGTCCTCTACTTTTATATCAGAAGACACATTCCATATCTTATCCTGTCTCATAAGGACTTTAAGATTGATATGGGAGAAATTAAAGAATTGCTGAGCATAAGTTTACCAATGAGATTCCAATCATCAATCATCGCTATTGGTTCAATTATTTTACAATTCATGCTAAATACACTTGGAGCAAACGCTGTGGCTGCTTATACAGTTGCCGGCAGAGTTGAACAGATTGCTACCTTACCTGCCTTTAGTTTTGGATTAGCCTTAGTTAATTACACTGCTCAAAATATGGGTGCTAGAAAATTCGATCGTATCCTCAAAGGTGTTAAGGATGGTATCCTAGTCTCCGTGATTTCCAGTTTAGTTATTGGATTTCTCTTAATATTATTTGGACGTTCAATTTCACATCTATTTATGAACGGCAGTGAGACAAACGTCTTGAACTTAATTCAAATTTACTACTACTTCAACGGTTCTACCTACTTCATCCTTTCAATTTTGTTCATTGTTAGATACACGCTACAAGGTTTGGGAAATCAAAAAGCCCCAACTATTGCAGGTGTGGCAGAGTTATTAATGAGAGTCTTTGCCGGAATCGTATTGATTCGCTTCTTTGGATTCTATGGTGCCGCATTAGCCAACCCGCTGGCTTGGAGTGGTTCCGTCTTAGTTCTGGTAAGTACTTGGAATTTTGAAATCAAGAAACTTAGAAATATGAAAAATATGTTGACTGAATAA
- a CDS encoding sugar O-acetyltransferase — protein MRSEKEKMLAGDLYVANDPELRSDFKKAKKLLREYNQTTEDQGTRRQEILKDLFKKTGNKLPSITPPFYTDYGCNTVIGDDFYANYECIILDIANVKIGDNVMFGPRVGLYTAGHPIDKVIRNEHFEYGKPIEIGDNVWIGGNVVVNPNVKIGNNVIIGSGSIVTKDIPDDVVAVGNPCRVLRKIDDNDKKYWESEKARYFEN, from the coding sequence ATGCGTTCAGAAAAAGAAAAAATGCTGGCAGGGGATTTGTACGTCGCTAATGATCCTGAGTTGAGAAGTGATTTTAAAAAGGCAAAGAAGTTATTGCGTGAATACAATCAGACTACCGAAGATCAAGGAACTCGCCGCCAAGAGATTCTAAAGGATTTGTTTAAAAAGACCGGTAATAAATTACCATCAATCACGCCGCCTTTCTATACTGATTATGGTTGTAATACCGTAATTGGGGATGACTTTTATGCTAATTATGAATGTATTATCTTAGATATTGCGAACGTTAAAATCGGTGATAATGTAATGTTTGGACCTAGAGTTGGTCTTTACACAGCAGGACATCCCATTGACAAAGTGATTAGGAATGAACATTTTGAATACGGCAAGCCGATTGAAATTGGCGATAATGTTTGGATCGGTGGCAACGTCGTGGTTAATCCGAATGTTAAAATTGGCAATAACGTTATTATCGGTTCTGGTTCTATCGTAACTAAAGATATTCCAGATGATGTGGTAGCAGTAGGAAATCCTTGCAGAGTCTTGAGAAAGATAGACGATAACGATAAAAAATATTGGGAATCAGAAAAAGCTAGATATTTTGAAAATTAG
- a CDS encoding ECF transporter S component, translated as MNRKSILLLILSIIVLGLMAVISNKNYLLVYFAFLILTFGIYFWKFEKTAHSSREIVFIAIICALAVVGRIIFAAIPSVKPELFILILGAIVSGPETGFLMGTIIALASNMYFGQGAWTPWQMFALGIIGLVSGLMQNKDIAIWKLTIWGFLTGFLMGWIMDIYYIIGFVNPISLKSVVTSIAASFYFDFVHAIFTAVLVLIVGKRWMKLFNHYKQKYNLFQ; from the coding sequence GTGAATCGTAAATCAATTTTATTATTAATTTTATCAATTATAGTTTTAGGATTAATGGCAGTTATTTCCAATAAGAATTATTTATTAGTGTACTTTGCTTTTTTGATCTTAACTTTTGGGATTTACTTTTGGAAATTTGAAAAAACAGCTCACAGCTCACGAGAAATCGTCTTTATTGCAATAATTTGTGCTTTGGCAGTCGTTGGACGAATCATTTTTGCGGCGATTCCATCAGTTAAGCCAGAATTGTTTATTTTAATTCTAGGAGCGATCGTCAGTGGACCTGAAACTGGTTTTTTAATGGGGACGATCATTGCCTTGGCTTCTAACATGTATTTTGGTCAAGGTGCTTGGACGCCATGGCAGATGTTTGCTTTGGGAATCATTGGGCTAGTTTCAGGCTTGATGCAAAACAAAGATATAGCTATTTGGAAGTTGACCATTTGGGGTTTTCTTACAGGATTCTTGATGGGGTGGATCATGGATATTTACTATATTATCGGTTTTGTAAATCCTATCAGTTTGAAGAGTGTCGTGACTTCAATTGCAGCAAGCTTTTACTTTGACTTCGTCCATGCTATTTTCACAGCAGTATTAGTTCTTATAGTGGGGAAACGCTGGATGAAATTGTTCAATCATTACAAACAGAAATATAATTTATTCCAATAA
- a CDS encoding alpha/beta hydrolase fold domain-containing protein yields the protein MINNNYNIELRRLNLMKPVDIPHLRNVQMIVKDRVDSHTYDPTVWEHMKKLRKESDLVDDLSKLREGTKATGVPDILAPKVQVELKYSKKMGRNVPYLKIYRQNEKNTYQKALFYVHGGAYYGGCAKDTLPFLRLLATKFEGVIYSIDYGLAPEYPYPLGVEDCLSVLIEEANHYTQVSLGGDSAGAAIALGASQLCQNMGICSIYKHVLFYPTVVHGSDHQGPLWNDHLIPINPGQRTVLHNNYLQFKQLDKIMTKYYLNGQDYDLSSPILSPLKADPLMFKKILVLTGEFDPFRLQDEAFAQKVGIAGCEAKYIRYGGLAHAFLNYVGQVPAVEDALDECANELN from the coding sequence ATGATAAATAATAATTATAATATTGAATTGCGTCGACTCAATTTAATGAAGCCGGTTGACATTCCCCATTTAAGAAATGTTCAAATGATTGTCAAAGACCGGGTTGATTCACATACTTATGATCCAACCGTTTGGGAGCATATGAAAAAATTACGTAAAGAATCAGACTTGGTTGACGATTTATCAAAATTACGTGAGGGAACAAAGGCAACGGGGGTACCTGATATTCTAGCTCCAAAGGTTCAAGTCGAATTGAAGTATAGTAAAAAAATGGGACGAAACGTACCTTACTTAAAAATCTATCGTCAAAATGAAAAGAATACTTATCAAAAGGCACTGTTTTATGTGCATGGTGGAGCTTACTACGGCGGTTGTGCCAAAGACACTTTGCCATTTTTACGTTTATTAGCAACAAAATTCGAGGGAGTAATTTATAGCATTGATTATGGCTTAGCACCAGAATACCCTTATCCATTAGGGGTAGAGGATTGTTTATCTGTTTTAATTGAAGAGGCCAATCACTATACTCAAGTTTCTTTAGGCGGAGATTCCGCAGGTGCAGCTATAGCCTTAGGAGCTAGTCAGCTCTGTCAAAATATGGGGATTTGTTCGATATACAAACATGTTCTCTTTTATCCTACGGTAGTCCATGGATCAGATCATCAAGGTCCTTTGTGGAATGATCACTTGATTCCTATTAATCCAGGACAAAGAACCGTCTTACACAATAATTATCTTCAATTTAAACAATTAGATAAGATTATGACGAAATATTATTTGAATGGTCAAGATTATGATCTATCCTCACCAATACTTTCGCCATTGAAAGCTGATCCGTTAATGTTTAAAAAAATCTTAGTTTTGACAGGTGAATTTGATCCGTTCAGATTACAAGATGAAGCTTTCGCTCAAAAAGTTGGGATAGCAGGTTGTGAAGCTAAGTATATTCGTTACGGAGGACTAGCTCATGCATTCTTGAATTACGTTGGGCAAGTTCCAGCAGTTGAAGACGCTTTAGATGAATGTGCTAATGAATTAAATTAA
- a CDS encoding Cof-type HAD-IIB family hydrolase, with product MTIKLVATDMDATFLDDDKHFDNKRFSKIYDYMVKNQIYFVSASGNQYYQLKNFFKDYPQTLFVAENGALVGSHQEIFKTWNFPQSLVEKIIDALENIEHINYVVCGQKSAYVLESVPKDYYEMTKFYFPKTKRVSNFANLNDKILKFSVDCPKDETEEYMEKLSSAIGPSVSIVTSGHGDIDIIQAQVNKATGLLYLAEKLSIKPEQMCAFGDGGNDLEMLRFVGHGVAMKNASPIVLKTAPYQTVDNNQQGVLSHLEELFDLRH from the coding sequence ATGACTATCAAATTAGTTGCAACAGATATGGACGCAACATTTTTAGATGATGACAAACATTTTGACAATAAGAGATTCTCAAAAATTTACGATTATATGGTCAAAAATCAGATTTACTTTGTTTCTGCCAGTGGTAATCAATATTATCAACTCAAAAATTTCTTCAAAGATTACCCGCAAACACTCTTTGTAGCCGAGAATGGTGCTCTGGTCGGAAGTCATCAAGAAATTTTTAAGACCTGGAATTTTCCACAGTCACTTGTCGAAAAGATTATTGACGCTCTTGAAAATATCGAACACATTAATTATGTCGTTTGTGGTCAAAAGTCAGCTTACGTCTTGGAATCAGTTCCGAAGGATTACTACGAGATGACTAAATTCTACTTCCCCAAAACTAAGCGTGTCAGTAATTTTGCCAATCTGAACGATAAAATTTTAAAATTCTCAGTTGATTGTCCTAAAGATGAAACCGAAGAATACATGGAAAAGCTTAGTAGTGCGATTGGTCCCAGTGTTTCAATCGTAACTAGTGGTCACGGCGATATTGATATTATTCAAGCACAAGTCAATAAGGCTACTGGTCTTTTGTATCTTGCGGAAAAATTATCAATCAAGCCTGAACAAATGTGTGCTTTCGGCGATGGCGGCAATGATTTGGAAATGCTTCGTTTTGTCGGTCACGGGGTCGCTATGAAAAACGCTAGTCCAATTGTTTTAAAAACTGCTCCTTACCAAACGGTCGACAACAATCAACAAGGTGTTCTAAGCCATTTGGAAGAACTCTTTGATTTGCGTCACTAA
- a CDS encoding MIP/aquaporin family protein, whose amino-acid sequence MHDSLTLQLIGEFIGTMILILLGDGVVAAVSLNKSKAQGAGWVAIALGWGLAVTLGVYCSAFLSPAHLNPAVTLGMAIAGVFNWSYVVPYIIAQTLGAIVGATIVWINYYPHWKETDDSQAILGVFATEPAIRNYPMNFISEFIGTFVLVFALLAFTRGKFTQGLNPIVVGLLITAIGFSLGGTTGYAINPARDLGPRIAHQILPIANKGDSDWAYSWVPILGPLAGGAVGAWIYLLIP is encoded by the coding sequence ATGCACGATAGTTTAACGTTACAATTAATCGGTGAATTTATTGGTACGATGATCTTGATTCTTTTAGGTGATGGGGTTGTTGCCGCCGTCAGTTTGAACAAATCTAAAGCTCAAGGTGCCGGATGGGTAGCCATTGCTTTAGGTTGGGGATTAGCTGTTACTTTAGGAGTATACTGCTCTGCTTTTTTGAGTCCAGCTCATTTAAATCCAGCCGTTACTCTGGGAATGGCAATTGCGGGTGTCTTTAATTGGTCATACGTAGTTCCTTATATCATTGCACAAACTTTAGGGGCAATCGTAGGAGCTACAATCGTTTGGATCAATTACTATCCACATTGGAAAGAAACTGATGACTCACAAGCAATTCTAGGTGTTTTCGCTACTGAACCAGCAATTAGAAACTATCCAATGAACTTCATCAGTGAATTCATCGGAACTTTTGTTTTAGTCTTTGCATTATTAGCTTTCACTAGAGGCAAATTTACTCAAGGGCTTAATCCAATCGTGGTGGGACTCTTGATTACTGCTATTGGTTTCTCACTCGGTGGGACAACTGGCTATGCCATCAACCCTGCCCGAGACCTCGGACCAAGAATTGCCCATCAAATCTTACCGATTGCTAACAAGGGTGACTCCGATTGGGCATACAGCTGGGTACCTATTCTAGGACCATTGGCTGGTGGTGCCGTTGGAGCTTGGATCTACCTATTAATACCTTAA
- a CDS encoding ABC transporter ATP-binding protein: protein MVEILRFEDYSFKYNNSQKLSLKKIDLSIRKGEFLVLIGETGSGKSTLLKQLLADLVVGTKTSGRVVTDLALNNNNFSYVSQFVDNQMIMETPRDELKFVLDNQGCTQNEIQLRITEIASYLGIIDLLDVEAKHLSGGQKQLVNLASALILKPKVLLLDEPTSQLDPIASEKLMQMIHKINEELNVTILLVEHELEYAIKFANRILVMDDGQLIENQPVRDGLKAIYQLPRFKNYLTQVDRLALELNLSDELPLSNKRVGQLVQKNLQQLVLSPQIKPNTKTKDVLNVKKVSFHFDFNGREVVDNVSFELQQGRSYCVIGPNGMGKTTLMKVMTKQLSSQSGQIRFLGKKLQADFYQKAFVLPQNPATLFMKDTVAEEINYQLQESRSKQSLNSILEKFSLQGLEEMSPYDLSGGQQEFLALALGFIKNPLILFLDEPTKGLDPNKRIELGKMLQAFQKQGGTIFTNSHDLLFAARYFDRVAMMFDGKISQFAEPTEFFKDKFFYTTEINKAVRDTFPTALTWEDIKRRES from the coding sequence ATGGTGGAAATTTTACGGTTCGAAGACTACAGCTTCAAATATAATAACAGCCAAAAATTATCGCTGAAAAAAATTGATCTCTCCATTCGAAAAGGCGAATTCTTAGTTCTGATCGGAGAAACTGGCAGTGGCAAGAGTACGTTGTTGAAACAATTGCTGGCAGATCTGGTAGTGGGGACAAAAACTAGTGGTCGGGTGGTAACTGATTTAGCTTTGAATAATAATAATTTTTCCTACGTATCACAATTTGTCGACAATCAGATGATAATGGAAACGCCACGAGATGAGTTGAAATTTGTTTTAGATAACCAAGGCTGTACTCAAAATGAGATTCAACTGAGAATTACAGAAATAGCTAGCTATTTAGGAATTATTGACTTGTTAGATGTTGAAGCCAAGCATTTATCTGGTGGACAGAAACAATTGGTTAATCTGGCCAGTGCCTTGATTTTGAAACCGAAAGTGTTGTTGTTAGATGAGCCCACTTCACAGCTAGATCCGATTGCCTCAGAGAAATTGATGCAGATGATTCATAAAATAAATGAAGAGTTAAATGTCACAATTTTATTGGTTGAGCACGAATTAGAGTATGCAATTAAATTTGCCAATAGAATTTTGGTAATGGATGACGGTCAATTGATAGAAAATCAGCCTGTAAGAGACGGCTTAAAAGCTATTTATCAATTACCACGATTTAAAAATTATTTGACCCAAGTTGATCGGTTAGCACTGGAATTAAATTTGTCCGATGAACTGCCCTTGAGTAATAAGAGAGTCGGTCAATTAGTTCAAAAAAATTTGCAACAGTTGGTGCTTTCACCACAAATAAAGCCAAACACTAAAACTAAGGATGTTTTGAATGTTAAAAAAGTCAGTTTCCACTTCGATTTCAATGGACGTGAAGTAGTTGATAACGTTTCATTTGAACTACAGCAGGGACGCTCATATTGTGTAATTGGACCCAATGGCATGGGGAAGACGACACTTATGAAAGTGATGACGAAGCAATTGTCATCGCAGTCCGGTCAAATACGATTTCTGGGTAAAAAGTTACAAGCAGACTTTTATCAAAAGGCATTCGTTTTGCCACAGAATCCCGCAACTTTATTCATGAAGGACACGGTAGCTGAAGAAATAAATTATCAATTGCAGGAGAGTCGGAGTAAGCAATCACTCAATTCTATTTTAGAGAAATTTTCTTTACAAGGATTAGAAGAGATGAGTCCGTACGATTTAAGCGGTGGTCAACAAGAATTCTTAGCATTGGCATTAGGTTTCATTAAGAATCCCTTAATACTATTTTTAGATGAGCCGACTAAAGGACTTGATCCCAATAAACGGATTGAATTAGGCAAAATGTTACAAGCATTTCAAAAGCAAGGTGGAACTATTTTTACTAATAGTCACGATTTGTTATTTGCGGCACGGTATTTTGATCGAGTTGCGATGATGTTTGATGGTAAGATCAGTCAATTTGCTGAGCCGACTGAGTTTTTTAAAGACAAGTTTTTTTATACAACTGAAATCAACAAGGCTGTTCGGGATACTTTCCCTACGGCTTTAACTTGGGAGGATATTAAGAGACGTGAATCGTAA
- a CDS encoding Cof-type HAD-IIB family hydrolase, translated as MSIKLIALDIDDTLLDSQNKILPSTKKALDKALDKGIKVVLCSGRPLAGVSPYLEELNISGKEQYVITYNGGLVETASGDILSRKIIDNQGFKKIVGFATEKKMPYYFLDDQSNVYTADKNINRFTIVQAWENKAGIFVRTPQDFPDDFEITKVAVVGEKDQLDQYEQPVKDQFGNDYYVVRAGDNFIEIMNPTANKGTGLETLVKILGFKKDEIMAFGDEQNDLPMFDYVGHAIAMGNGSDVAKERADYVTDSNDNDGIAKALDKLVFND; from the coding sequence ATGAGTATAAAATTGATCGCATTAGATATTGATGATACATTACTGGATTCACAGAATAAAATTTTACCATCAACTAAAAAGGCTCTCGACAAAGCTTTAGATAAAGGAATTAAAGTAGTCCTTTGTTCAGGACGTCCTTTAGCTGGTGTCAGCCCTTATCTTGAGGAATTAAATATTTCAGGTAAAGAACAATACGTTATTACCTATAACGGTGGTTTAGTCGAAACGGCTTCCGGCGATATCCTTTCTCGAAAGATTATCGACAATCAAGGTTTCAAGAAAATTGTTGGTTTTGCGACTGAAAAAAAGATGCCTTATTATTTCTTAGATGATCAAAGTAACGTTTACACAGCCGACAAGAATATCAACCGTTTTACAATCGTTCAAGCTTGGGAAAATAAAGCTGGTATCTTTGTCAGGACTCCCCAAGATTTCCCCGACGACTTTGAAATCACTAAGGTAGCTGTTGTTGGCGAAAAAGATCAACTTGATCAATATGAACAACCAGTGAAAGATCAATTTGGTAACGACTATTATGTTGTTCGAGCCGGTGACAATTTTATTGAAATAATGAATCCAACTGCCAATAAAGGTACTGGTTTGGAAACTCTAGTAAAGATTCTTGGCTTTAAAAAAGACGAAATAATGGCTTTTGGCGACGAGCAAAATGACTTACCTATGTTTGATTACGTGGGACACGCGATCGCTATGGGCAATGGCTCTGATGTCGCTAAGGAACGTGCTGACTATGTGACAGACAGTAACGACAATGACGGTATTGCAAAAGCTTTAGATAAATTGGTTTTTAATGATTAA
- a CDS encoding cob(I)yrinic acid a,c-diamide adenosyltransferase, giving the protein MKIYTRTGDKGKTRIIGNDVLYKSAPRIESYGTIDELNSLVGVIIANLSDKTIILKDELQEIQQLLFDCGTDLAISPKDKKHEFIFTDDNKAVDWLEKKIDEYSDKVPATQKFILPGGSKTAANLHLARTVTRRAERQIVALLQEEPINDYVLKFINRLSDYFFAAARFSNVLDGVEDIQYRNSKPVFR; this is encoded by the coding sequence ATGAAGATATATACGCGAACAGGCGACAAAGGCAAGACAAGAATTATTGGAAATGACGTTTTGTATAAGTCAGCTCCAAGAATTGAATCTTATGGAACAATTGACGAATTAAATTCACTTGTAGGAGTAATAATTGCTAATCTATCAGATAAGACAATTATTTTAAAAGATGAACTTCAAGAGATTCAACAATTGTTGTTTGACTGTGGAACTGATCTAGCTATTTCTCCTAAGGATAAAAAACATGAATTCATTTTTACCGATGATAATAAAGCAGTCGATTGGTTAGAAAAGAAAATTGATGAATATTCTGATAAAGTTCCGGCGACACAAAAATTCATTTTACCTGGAGGTTCTAAAACCGCTGCTAATTTGCATTTAGCACGAACGGTTACTCGCCGAGCTGAGCGTCAAATAGTGGCTCTGTTACAAGAAGAACCAATCAATGATTATGTTTTGAAGTTCATTAATCGTTTATCTGATTACTTCTTTGCGGCTGCACGTTTCAGTAATGTATTAGATGGAGTAGAGGATATTCAGTATCGTAATAGTAAGCCGGTTTTCAGATAG